The DNA region ataattgacAGACTCTTCATGGTTGGGTAAATTgtcgaattttaaaattacatgtaatgtACGTAAGAGACggaaataatgtaaataaccCTTATCTAACCTTCCCTGAAgctaaattacatttataattgtaaacaaataaaaacataattcaATGCAATTCAATGGGTGCATTTCTTTAAGTGGTGTCTCCACACTATAGAAATCTCATGCAAGTTCTTGcacgaaaaaatggaacatgtCCCATTGGCTGCGATAGTCTTGCAAGGCTTTTAAAGGCTTATTTCCACGAAAATTCTAGTAATTATCTAGTGATGAAAGATCTTGCAAGCATTTCTATTTTCTATAGCGAGGAGACACCGcttaatcatcaataattgggAATTCGTTCTTGCgtcttagaaaaaattattaaattaacaaaataaacacaaacgggtgcagcagtccaattcacagggcattacaatttagggcttttttcatccaccggtggcttgaaaaattgatgtagctaaataaattaatttgtactcttcattaatttcttcgctcaatttctttaatttaattaaagatgTATGTTTGTTATGCGCATTGTAAAAcaaaagcgatacaagtcaCGCACGTTATCGGAATCTTGCAGCGCCACTAGATCAAGCGGCGATCATCAGCGATCATATCGCGATACGGTTTTTTTAAGCAAGTTCCTTCTCTTCACTCCTGTATATACATTGCAATACATTGATagattgttattgttgtttattgtttatacatATTTCATGGAGGTATATCATAAAACTCCATGACATATTTCTATTTACATAGtctatttactgatatttacGTAGCCTTTTTGTGTCCCAGAAACCGTAATAACTCGAAAAACctccctgtgaattggactatATTATAGacataaacaaattaacaCACAAGTTAAAATTAACTTCTTCGAAGTATGAAAAAATCTCAAATGTTAGCTATTCTTTAAATCCATTAACTTTAACCTATTTGTACAATTTTAAGTTGTACAAACGTGACTGACAGCGTGATTTTAGCAGTGTTTCAGTGGTTTTGCTCATTAAAGCAATCTGTGTAAACAAGAACCGCCTTTAAATTCCGCTAAAACTCGCTGGAGTCGTACGAAAAgctttattacaaaaattatcgCTCAATAACTGACTATTACAAATAAgcaaaattatctttttttagtGAAACAAAGCCGAGTACACCTGATCGTAGAGATGGTGTTCGAGTTCAAAATCGTTTGCAAACAAAAACTAAGCCTGCGATAGCGTCAACTAAAGAATCTCAAGTTTTCGgtaagataatttttataccaattatttatttagaatgCTTCTAATGACAATATTCTATACAGGTGCACAATTGAACAAGCGCACATGCATTTCTACCAGAATATCGTTAGCGCAAAATCAAAGTGAAGTACCTAAACAGAATGAATCAGATAACAGTACGGTACTTAACATGTTGTTCGATAAATATGTTCAGACTACAATAGAATCActaatagttgaaaaaaaggcTGATCTTAAAGAAAAAGAACTACTTGTTGGAGTAGCTTCTTTAGCTAGAGAAAATGAGAATAATGAACTGAAACTCAATGAACTTAAAATTCGAAAATCTGAAATAAAGATTTTAGATGGAATTCAGAAAAGTTTGGATAAACAAATCGCTGATATCACAATTTCGTTaagtaagtatttttttttttttaacgaaagattttctaaaaaaaaaagcacaaatcACATACACTGACACTAACTTTCTGTTGTATTTCCAAATTTTTGCTAGAtctttttgatgataaaaccGAAACTTCAttacatcaaattttattgtcacTCAACGACTTAGATCACTTGAGTTGTAATAACTTGAATGTACCCCACACTGATGAAGATGTAGAGCATTTCCAATTTGCTTTACAAAAATCAATCGAATCGGTGGAAAAACTAGCTCACATAATAGGTAGAAAAAGTTCAGCCATAGCTGTAGGAAGCGATGGTCTtggaatatttataaacactcGTGATAAACTGATAAAACAacttaaaatgtatttaatttatatttttataaaaatatttttaagtctGGTTTTcgtcatttaataataattttttattctagatTGGATTGTTGCCTGCGAAATCTTCAACTTAAGATTTTAACAAAGACATCTCATAATTTAGTGTATCATCAATTACAATGAAACATTTAATAACTATTATAcaatatctataaaaattttattacaataataatacacttttctaataaatcagattttttgtttcaatgcTTTTTTATGCTCTTATCGAAGGTGTAACTTTTTTATGCTTTTACTTCAGGGTGTAACTTACAACCTAACTGATCACTAGCATGATTGGCAGTgcaatagaattttatttttttttttttttctaaaaaagaaataacataattgaaaatcaaaatgatattaattaataacattgtttaaaattaataattcaacagttTTTCAAGAAGACTTGCAGGTGTTCTAGTGAATATTGAGTTTGGAGATTGATACAGGTTTTTGGGATCATGCAATGCTTCGTAGAGTTGCTTGTAGATAGCACCAATGACTTGGAATGAACGTTTAAGTGCTGTTGACCGATTATTCGAGTTTTGGAGCAAGCTGATTTGTGGCAACAAAAAAGCATCGGGCATCAAAAGAAATGACTCCAATTTATtctgaaatgaaataaaatacattaaaatgtattatttaattatcgaaaaaattttgtttgataaattaaacataaaaagaagaaatcaTTTCAACTTACAGCAAATTCTTTGAGATTGGTTGAATCCATACCAGATATCAAAGATAACGGACCTTGTTCCTTTCCTTGTAGAATTGTATAAATTGGTCCCAAATTTAAATTAGCCACTAATGAACTTGCTAGCTCTGAAGTCAGTGTGTCCATTTGTGCATCGGATTGTGCTTGGAGTCGTTCTAATCGTTGATCCATATATTCATAAAGTGATAGAGTTGATGAAATTTTGTATAGACAATTTAAAAGATACACAGCCATATCTATGGCTGGAAGTCTAGCAGCAGTctcatttatttcttgaagCAAAGGGTCTATAACAAATGAAACAATTTTCTGTATATCTTTTTCTCTGTCTTCTCCAGTGACAATCAAAGCAACTGATAAAACGTCATTGAGTAGTGTTAAAAGACGGTTAACAGAGGCTGCTGGAGCTAACTCCTGTCCTGGTGGTTCAGCTCGTTCACCCAATGCAGATCGAGTTTCTAAAGTAAGTCTTGAGTTGAAGCTTTTCTCGCTCAACTGTAATAATTCGTTGAGATTATCAACTAGCATACTGTTTGGGATAACAATAGTTAATACTCCTAAATAGTATCTGATTAATGACATCACAGAGTACAAAACTGTTGCTGGTGCTTCTACAGCCAGAATATGTTCAATTCTAGATTTAAGAGGGTAACAAAGACCTTCTGTTATATTACCTATAGCATTAGTAACTTGATCTGAAATTTCTGTTACATCACATGCTTTTAATAGACTcatgatattttctttttcaactgGAATTGCTTGATGTAGCCAAGCTAACATATCACCAACATATCTTGTCGGGTCATCAGCTCTCATTTCTATGGGATTTATACTACTTCCTTTATCTTTAGTTCTTAGTGTCAATGCATCAATAAATGCATCAACAATTACTGATCGTCGAGTAGTAcaatattcatcaataatgtatttaaaaagaaCTGGCCTATGTTGAAGTTTGCACATTGCTTTAATTATCAGTGTAAGTGAGTTTTCGTTTTCAATATGACGGCATTGATTTTGGGTCCATTTGTACAGACGTTCTAATGCTGCTTCTTGTAACAGAGTCATTCTTTGCATAACATCAAGCCCAAGAGTTTGATAGCCTGACTGCATAAAAATTCTACAGCTCGAATGAATAGCTTGAAGACGATTTAAAACgttaaaaaattcttcagtGATTGGTTCATCTCGAGTTTGACCATGAAGAATACTAATTTCTTGGCGAGATAGTTGAAAtttactaataaaaatttcaacgaTTTCATGGTTCATTGAAAATCGTTtgctgaaagaaaaaaaattgtattttctcTTCACTATTCTAGATGTGTTAAAAGATTGAAAGACTAAGAATATAACTTATAGATGTATATCATACTTTTCATTTTGAAGCGTTGTCAGGCGATCAATAAGAGTCAATGTTTgagtttttgtattttgtaaaCGATTAGTCATTGTCTGAATTGAACTATTCATAGACGAAACATCGGCGTAAATGTTGTCGAGTGTAGACTTGACTTCTCTGAATGCTGACAAGAACTCATCATTTATTAACAGGCttcttttttcaatgatactGCGTAAACTTCTGCGACAGTTCAAAGTATTGTCAGTGAAAAATGTTGACAGTTCTTTTAATGCTTCGAGAGTTTCCTAAGAAAGAacatagataataataataatcgtaaTCATAAGATGGATAATAATACGACAATAGATATTGAAAATAGTACTGATTCCTtactttatcatttttagGTCTGGAATCCAGTAGTTTACTGACTCGTTTATCAGGTGACAAGAACTGATTTGTATTTTCTCTTATTGAAGTCATTATTTCGtttgatttataaacaaaatacttAACGAAGTTGCTCAACGTTGCAACAGCTGGAAGTTGGAACTGGCAACAACTGAGATTGACATTTGACAGCAGGTCtttgtttacattttacaTAGAGAGTCTAAAAACTatcgatacaaaaaaatatctaccgagtaaaaatatcgaaatatcgatattattagcAGTCTAATtcacagcagtccaattcacagggcattacaatttagggcttttttcctgaaaggcggcgcttgtgaagcttttgtatgtgaaatctatggCTGCTTTCTTTCATGAACATCGATGTGATCTCCATCAGCGCACGCGAattacttatttaaaaaaaaatggacttCACATCACCGTCCtgcaattcacagggcaaattttatacaatttagagctttttttgccggtgatggcgcttgtaaaattttttttatatagatttcactggatttcacatacaaaagctctacaagcgccgccagtggaggaaaaaagccctaaattgtaatgcccagCAGgcccagcagtccaattcacagggcattacaatttagggcttttttcctccactggcgacgcttgtagagcttttgtatatgataaattatatttgagcaataatttagaataattatggccctagccggagtagtgaaaatttttaattttcaacgggtaacgcgggcTACACGCCTCAAAAAAcgttaccaggtctttttattatcattatctaaTTTTAGTTGCGTGAAATATATACctaataattatgtatttattcgttttgtctaataaatattgataaatatgcaATGGCGATTAGGCACAATAAGTAAAACAGTTCAAAAAGTGAACTATAGAGCGTGCTTTCATCGCACATGAAACAGCAGATGTCTCATACAGTGTATGATACTCATGTATGGTACACCCGTATCATACTTACGCAACACTGTTGTCTGCTGCTGAGTGCTGAGTGTCGGATACTATAACCGGGTTTACGAATTACGAGACAATAAAATCTTTAACCTcgcttttattttcttctaacAAGAAACATGTCGTGTTTGAGACGCAAGTTTTTAGTTAATAGCATTTATAACTTTGTGTGAAATGTTCAATATGATATCCCTGTTAATCAATCACATACCGAAAATAGTTAATAAGACAACAAAGCTCgataaacaaacaatttcCAAATGTTATGGATCGTTACCACGTCTCACGCCACAAGAGGTGAACAAATtagtacaattttttataatcgtATAGTATTTGATAGTGACCTTTTCTTTTGTGTAGGTAACAAGGATATTGAGGTCTAATGAATTTACCAAAGAATTTAATGGACCTAATTCAATCAAGTACTATGATACAAATCAATTGTCTTCAAATAATCCCATTGAAGATACACGGTCAGAAGCAAGGTGTAAATTGACAAACGGtaatattatgtttataaacaaaacCCGTAAATTTGTAGTACTGACTTATTTCTTATTCAATTATGAGTAATTTATCTAACTTATGGATTCTTACTAGTGATGGAATTTTTATGAAGTTTGTCATGACATGATTCACATTGTTATTGATTGATATAATCGTCACACGATAACACGAGACAtgtagataataaataattgtcgtATTTTAAGGTCATCTT from Aphidius gifuensis isolate YNYX2018 linkage group LG5, ASM1490517v1, whole genome shotgun sequence includes:
- the LOC122858322 gene encoding conserved oligomeric Golgi complex subunit 6, which produces MTSIRENTNQFLSPDKRVSKLLDSRPKNDKETLEALKELSTFFTDNTLNCRRSLRSIIEKRSLLINDEFLSAFREVKSTLDNIYADVSSMNSSIQTMTNRLQNTKTQTLTLIDRLTTLQNENKRFSMNHEIVEIFISKFQLSRQEISILHGQTRDEPITEEFFNVLNRLQAIHSSCRIFMQSGYQTLGLDVMQRMTLLQEAALERLYKWTQNQCRHIENENSLTLIIKAMCKLQHRPVLFKYIIDEYCTTRRSVIVDAFIDALTLRTKDKGSSINPIEMRADDPTRYVGDMLAWLHQAIPVEKENIMSLLKACDVTEISDQVTNAIGNITEGLCYPLKSRIEHILAVEAPATVLYSVMSLIRYYLGVLTIVIPNSMLVDNLNELLQLSEKSFNSRLTLETRSALGERAEPPGQELAPAASVNRLLTLLNDVLSVALIVTGEDREKDIQKIVSFVIDPLLQEINETAARLPAIDMAVYLLNCLYKISSTLSLYEYMDQRLERLQAQSDAQMDTLTSELASSLVANLNLGPIYTILQGKEQGPLSLISGMDSTNLKEFANKLESFLLMPDAFLLPQISLLQNSNNRSTALKRSFQVIGAIYKQLYEALHDPKNLYQSPNSIFTRTPASLLEKLLNY
- the LOC122858323 gene encoding uncharacterized protein LOC122858323 yields the protein MKKSQIETKPSTPDRRDGVRVQNRLQTKTKPAIASTKESQVFGAQLNKRTCISTRISLAQNQSEVPKQNESDNSTVLNMLFDKYVQTTIESLIVEKKADLKEKELLVGVASLARENENNELKLNELKIRKSEIKILDGIQKSLDKQIADITISLNLFDDKTETSLHQILLSLNDLDHLSCNNLNVPHTDEDVEHFQFALQKSIESVEKLAHIIGRKSSAIAVGSDGLGIFINTRDKLIKQLKILDCCLRNLQLKILTKTSHNLVYHQLQ